In a genomic window of Variovorax paradoxus:
- the tilS gene encoding tRNA lysidine(34) synthetase TilS has translation MTAAFERAMAAFEPAHLPLAVGFSGGADSTALLVACAERWPGQLRALHVHHGLQSAADDFERHCLAVCERLGVPLSVRRVDAHHAAGDSPEDAARRARYEALAAMASEEGVRAIALGHHADDQVETLLLALSRGAGLPGLSAMPAHALRGGIDFHRPLLAVPGGEIREWLAATGLPWIEDPTNADARFTRNRIRAVLLPALAEAFPQFRGTFARSAGHAAQAQQLLDEVAAQDLETAGEPPRIAALQALSRARQANLLRHWLARTHGRAPSAAQLDQLLDQVRACTTRGHRIHLKVADGFAERRGDRLHWYNAPPSPAASR, from the coding sequence ATGACCGCCGCCTTCGAACGGGCCATGGCCGCGTTCGAGCCGGCGCATCTGCCGCTGGCCGTGGGCTTCAGCGGCGGTGCCGATTCCACCGCACTGCTGGTGGCCTGCGCCGAGCGCTGGCCCGGTCAGCTGCGTGCGTTGCATGTGCATCACGGCCTGCAGTCTGCCGCTGACGATTTCGAACGGCATTGCCTCGCGGTCTGCGAGCGGCTCGGCGTGCCCTTGAGCGTGCGGCGCGTCGATGCGCACCATGCGGCCGGCGACAGCCCCGAGGATGCGGCGCGGCGCGCGCGCTACGAAGCACTGGCAGCAATGGCGAGCGAGGAGGGCGTGCGCGCCATCGCGCTGGGCCATCACGCCGACGACCAGGTCGAGACCCTGCTGCTGGCGCTGTCGCGCGGCGCGGGGTTGCCGGGTCTTTCGGCCATGCCCGCGCATGCGCTGCGCGGCGGCATCGACTTCCATCGGCCCTTGCTCGCGGTGCCGGGCGGCGAGATCCGTGAGTGGCTCGCGGCCACCGGACTGCCCTGGATCGAGGACCCGACCAACGCCGACGCGCGCTTCACGCGCAACCGCATCCGCGCTGTGCTGCTGCCCGCGCTGGCCGAGGCTTTCCCGCAGTTCCGCGGCACCTTCGCGCGCAGTGCCGGCCATGCGGCGCAGGCGCAGCAGCTGCTCGACGAGGTCGCGGCGCAGGACCTCGAGACCGCCGGCGAGCCGCCGCGGATCGCCGCGCTGCAGGCGCTGTCGCGCGCGCGCCAGGCCAATCTGCTGCGCCACTGGCTCGCGCGCACGCATGGCCGCGCACCGAGCGCGGCGCAGCTCGACCAGCTGCTCGACCAGGTCCGCGCCTGCACCACGCGCGGCCACCGGATCCACCTCAAGGTGGCCGACGGTTTCGCCGAACGCAGGGGGGATCGGCTGCATTGGTACAATGCCCCGCCCTCGCCAGCAGCCTCGCGCTGA
- a CDS encoding cysteine--tRNA ligase — translation MSLRIYNTLSRELEEFSPLRPGQVRMYVCGMTVYDFCHLGHARSMIAFDVVQRWLKTSGFAVTYVRNITDIDDKIIRRAVENGESIRSLTDRMIDALHEDADALGIERPTHEPRATEFIPQMLAMIGTLEQKGLAYRAPNGDVNYAVRKFPGYGKLSGKSLDELHAGERVAVLDGKDDPLDPVLWKSAKPSEPDEVKWASEFGPGRPGWHIECSAMACDLLGERFDIHGGGADLQFPHHENEIAQSEGATGQAPFARTWMHNGFINVDDEKMSKSLGNFFLIRDVLEKYDAETIRFFVARTHYRSPLNYSNVHLDDARNSLKRLYTALDAVAPASVAIDWTQPHAARFKAAMDEDFGTPEAIAVLFELAGEVNRTRSAEIAGLLKALGGVLGLLQDSPQAFLQAGSALDDAAIQVLIAQRADAKAAKNFAEADRIRKELLDQGIVLKDSPTGTTWAVAQ, via the coding sequence ATGAGTCTGCGCATCTACAACACGCTTTCGCGTGAACTGGAGGAGTTCTCCCCTTTGCGGCCCGGTCAGGTGCGCATGTACGTCTGCGGCATGACGGTCTACGACTTCTGCCACCTGGGCCATGCGCGCTCGATGATCGCCTTCGACGTGGTGCAGCGCTGGCTCAAGACCAGCGGCTTCGCCGTGACCTACGTGCGCAACATCACCGACATCGACGACAAGATCATCCGCCGCGCGGTCGAGAACGGCGAGAGCATCCGCTCGCTGACCGACCGCATGATCGACGCGCTGCACGAGGACGCCGATGCGCTCGGCATCGAGCGCCCCACGCACGAGCCGCGCGCCACCGAGTTCATTCCGCAGATGCTCGCGATGATCGGCACGCTCGAGCAGAAGGGCCTGGCCTATCGCGCGCCCAACGGCGACGTGAACTACGCGGTGCGCAAGTTTCCCGGCTACGGCAAGCTCAGCGGCAAGTCGCTCGACGAGCTGCATGCGGGCGAGCGCGTGGCCGTGCTCGACGGCAAGGACGATCCGCTCGACCCGGTGCTCTGGAAGAGCGCCAAGCCCAGCGAGCCCGACGAGGTGAAGTGGGCCAGCGAGTTCGGACCCGGCCGCCCGGGCTGGCACATCGAATGCTCGGCCATGGCCTGCGACCTGCTGGGCGAGCGCTTCGACATCCACGGCGGCGGCGCCGACCTGCAGTTCCCGCACCACGAGAACGAGATCGCGCAATCCGAAGGCGCGACCGGCCAGGCGCCGTTCGCGCGCACCTGGATGCACAACGGCTTCATCAACGTCGACGACGAGAAGATGTCCAAGAGCCTGGGCAACTTCTTCCTGATCCGCGACGTGCTCGAGAAGTACGACGCCGAGACCATCCGCTTCTTCGTCGCGCGCACGCACTACCGCAGCCCGCTCAACTACAGCAACGTGCATCTCGACGATGCGCGCAACTCGCTCAAGCGTCTCTACACCGCGCTCGACGCGGTGGCGCCGGCGAGCGTGGCGATCGACTGGACGCAGCCGCACGCGGCGCGCTTCAAGGCCGCGATGGACGAGGACTTCGGCACGCCCGAGGCGATCGCCGTGCTGTTCGAACTGGCGGGCGAGGTCAACCGCACGCGCTCGGCCGAGATCGCGGGCCTGCTCAAGGCGCTGGGCGGCGTGCTCGGCCTGCTGCAGGACAGTCCGCAGGCTTTCCTGCAGGCGGGCAGCGCACTCGACGACGCGGCCATCCAGGTGCTGATCGCACAGCGTGCCGATGCCAAGGCCGCGAAGAATTTCGCCGAGGCCGACCGCATCCGGAAGGAGCTGCTCGACCAGGGCATCGTCCTGAAGGATTCGCCGACCGGCACCACCTGGGCCGTTGCCCAGTGA
- a CDS encoding DNA-3-methyladenine glycosylase 2 family protein — translation MPTLPKTSVEIITPDYWEEACRHLAKKDRVMKRLIPKFGDACLESHGDAFVTLARSIVGQQISVKAAQSVWDRFAALPRKLTPRNVLKLKVDDMRAAGLSVRKIDYLVDLALHFDLGKVHVDAWNDMADEQIIEELVAIRGIGRWTAEMFLIFHLMRPNVLPVDDLGLLNGISVNYFSGDPVSRSDARDVAVAWAPYCSVATWYIWRSLDPAPVVAY, via the coding sequence ATGCCCACCCTGCCCAAGACGAGCGTCGAGATCATCACGCCGGACTATTGGGAGGAGGCCTGCAGGCACCTGGCCAAGAAGGACCGCGTGATGAAGCGGTTGATCCCGAAGTTCGGCGACGCCTGCCTCGAGTCGCATGGCGATGCCTTCGTCACGCTGGCGCGCAGCATCGTCGGGCAGCAGATCTCGGTGAAGGCCGCGCAGTCGGTCTGGGACCGCTTCGCCGCGCTGCCGCGCAAGCTCACGCCGCGCAACGTGCTCAAGCTCAAGGTCGACGACATGCGCGCGGCCGGGCTGTCGGTGCGCAAGATCGACTACCTGGTCGACCTGGCGCTGCACTTCGACTTGGGAAAGGTGCACGTCGACGCCTGGAACGACATGGCCGACGAGCAGATCATCGAGGAGCTCGTGGCCATCCGCGGCATCGGCCGCTGGACCGCCGAGATGTTCCTGATCTTCCACCTGATGCGGCCCAACGTGCTGCCCGTGGACGACCTGGGGCTGCTCAACGGCATCAGCGTCAACTATTTTTCGGGTGATCCGGTCAGCCGCAGCGATGCCCGCGACGTGGCCGTGGCCTGGGCCCCGTATTGCAGCGTGGCGACTTGGTATATTTGGCGCTCTCTCGACCCGGCGCCGGTCGTCGCATACTGA
- a CDS encoding aspartate kinase yields the protein MALIVHKYGGTSMGSTERIRNVAKRVAKWARAGHQMIVVPSAMSGETNRLLGLAKELAPSKPAEAHNRELDMLASTGEQASSALLAIALQSEGVEAVSYAGWQVSVRTDSSYTKARIESIDDARVRADLAVGRVVVITGFQGVDDAGNITTLGRGGSDTSAVAIAAAMKANECLIYTDVDGVYTTDPRVEPDARRLSTVSFEEMLEMASLGSKVLQIRSVEFAGKYKVPLRVLSSFTPWDIDINEEAKSGTLITFEEDENMEQAVVSGIAFNRDEAKISVLGVPDKPGIAYHILGAVADANIEVDVIIQNLSKDGKTDFSFTVHRNEYARTVDLLQAKVMPSLGATEIVGDTKICKVSIVGIGMRSHVGVASKMFRVLSEEGINIQMISTSEIKTSVVIDEKYMELAVRALHKAFDLDQPAA from the coding sequence ATGGCATTGATCGTTCACAAATACGGCGGCACGTCGATGGGCTCGACCGAGCGCATCCGCAATGTCGCCAAGCGCGTCGCCAAGTGGGCGCGCGCCGGCCACCAGATGATCGTGGTCCCGAGTGCCATGAGCGGCGAAACCAATCGCCTGCTCGGCCTGGCGAAAGAGCTCGCACCCAGCAAACCGGCCGAGGCGCACAACCGCGAACTCGACATGCTCGCCTCCACCGGCGAGCAGGCCTCGTCGGCGCTGCTGGCCATCGCGCTGCAGTCCGAGGGCGTGGAGGCCGTGAGCTACGCGGGCTGGCAGGTGTCGGTGCGCACCGACAGCTCCTACACCAAGGCCCGCATCGAGAGCATCGACGACGCCCGCGTGCGCGCCGACCTCGCGGTCGGCCGCGTGGTCGTCATCACCGGCTTCCAGGGCGTGGACGATGCCGGCAACATCACGACGCTGGGCCGTGGCGGCAGCGACACCTCGGCGGTGGCGATCGCGGCCGCGATGAAGGCCAACGAGTGTCTGATCTACACCGACGTCGACGGCGTCTACACCACCGACCCGCGCGTCGAGCCCGATGCGCGCCGCCTCTCGACCGTGAGCTTCGAGGAGATGCTCGAGATGGCGAGCCTGGGCTCCAAGGTGCTGCAGATCCGCTCGGTGGAATTCGCCGGCAAGTACAAGGTGCCGCTGCGCGTGCTGTCCAGCTTCACGCCCTGGGACATCGACATCAATGAAGAGGCCAAGTCCGGCACGCTGATCACTTTCGAGGAAGACGAAAACATGGAACAAGCCGTCGTATCCGGCATCGCTTTCAACCGCGACGAAGCCAAGATCTCGGTGCTCGGCGTGCCCGACAAGCCGGGCATCGCGTATCACATCCTCGGTGCGGTGGCCGACGCCAACATCGAGGTCGACGTGATCATCCAGAACCTCAGCAAGGACGGCAAGACCGACTTCAGCTTCACGGTGCACCGCAACGAGTACGCGCGCACCGTCGACCTGCTGCAGGCCAAGGTCATGCCCTCGCTGGGCGCGACCGAGATCGTCGGCGACACCAAGATCTGCAAAGTCAGCATCGTGGGCATCGGCATGCGCAGCCACGTGGGCGTCGCGAGCAAGATGTTCCGCGTGCTGAGCGAAGAGGGCATCAACATCCAGATGATTTCGACCAGCGAGATCAAGACCTCGGTCGTGATCGACGAAAAATATATGGAGTTGGCGGTGCGCGCGTTGCACAAAGCCTTCGATCTGGACCAACCGGCCGCCTGA
- a CDS encoding UDP-2,3-diacylglucosamine diphosphatase, with amino-acid sequence MSRAATAPAVFAELVAPASWRTVDLISDLHLQAGEPATFEAWRGYLETTPADALVILGDLFEVWVGDDAAGEPGFEAQCAELLRRTAARLPVFFMHGNRDFLVGAALAARSGLTLLDDPTVLVLHGERWLLSHGDALCLDDTDYLRFRAQVRTPEWQSAFLARPLAERRALARAMRVQSEDRKRDPSVVWADVDADAARDWLARGNARTLVHGHTHRPAEHDLGDGLRRLVLSDWDAAAHPPRAQLLCLSPAGAQRVDLR; translated from the coding sequence ATGAGCAGGGCAGCCACTGCACCCGCGGTCTTCGCGGAACTGGTGGCGCCCGCCTCCTGGCGCACCGTCGACCTGATCTCCGACCTGCACCTGCAGGCCGGCGAGCCCGCCACCTTCGAGGCCTGGCGCGGCTATCTCGAGACCACGCCGGCCGATGCGCTGGTGATCCTCGGCGACCTGTTCGAGGTCTGGGTCGGCGACGACGCGGCCGGCGAGCCGGGCTTCGAGGCGCAGTGCGCCGAGTTGCTGCGCCGCACGGCCGCGCGGCTGCCGGTGTTCTTCATGCACGGCAACCGCGACTTCCTCGTCGGCGCCGCGCTCGCGGCCCGAAGCGGCCTCACGCTGCTCGACGATCCCACGGTGCTGGTGCTGCACGGCGAACGCTGGCTGCTGAGCCATGGCGACGCGCTGTGCCTGGACGACACCGACTACCTGCGCTTTCGCGCCCAGGTGCGCACGCCCGAGTGGCAGTCGGCCTTTCTCGCGCGCCCGCTTGCCGAGCGCCGCGCCCTGGCGCGCGCGATGCGCGTGCAGAGCGAGGACCGCAAGCGCGATCCCTCGGTGGTCTGGGCCGACGTCGATGCCGATGCGGCGCGCGACTGGCTCGCGCGCGGCAACGCACGCACGCTGGTCCACGGCCACACGCACCGCCCCGCCGAGCACGACCTCGGCGACGGCCTGCGCCGCCTCGTGCTCAGCGACTGGGATGCCGCCGCGCATCCGCCGCGCGCGCAGCTGCTGTGCCTGTCTCCGGCGGGCGCCCAGCGCGTCGATCTGCGTTAA
- a CDS encoding zinc-dependent peptidase: MLDWLRRLRHPRALPPIPEAAWQATLARYAFLAERPAADVERLRALTAHFLRDKQFHGAQGFVITDEVALAIAAQAVLPVLHLRGGLAWYDDFVGIVVHPSEVVAQRKVVDEASVVHEYEEVVAGEAMDHGPVMLSWQDVLASGVTSEGGYNVVIHEFAHKIDMRGGDADGCPPLPPGFAGSRNAREARAAWLGALQPAYEAFREQTIMAERFGAEPPWLDDYGATSIGEFFAVACEAYFVNRANFGRDFPGVLELFDRFFGPPPSRG; encoded by the coding sequence ATGCTCGACTGGCTGCGCCGCCTGCGCCATCCGCGCGCCCTGCCCCCGATTCCCGAAGCCGCCTGGCAGGCCACGCTCGCGCGCTATGCCTTCCTGGCCGAGCGCCCGGCCGCCGACGTCGAGCGGCTGCGCGCGCTCACGGCGCATTTCCTGCGCGACAAGCAGTTCCATGGCGCCCAGGGTTTCGTCATCACCGACGAGGTCGCGCTCGCGATCGCGGCGCAGGCGGTGCTGCCGGTGCTGCACCTGCGCGGCGGCCTGGCCTGGTACGACGATTTCGTCGGCATCGTGGTGCATCCCTCCGAGGTGGTCGCCCAGCGCAAGGTGGTCGACGAGGCCTCGGTGGTGCACGAGTACGAGGAAGTGGTGGCCGGCGAGGCCATGGACCACGGTCCGGTGATGCTGAGCTGGCAGGACGTGCTGGCCAGCGGCGTCACCAGCGAGGGCGGCTACAACGTGGTGATCCACGAGTTCGCCCACAAGATCGACATGCGCGGCGGCGATGCCGACGGCTGCCCGCCGCTGCCGCCGGGCTTTGCCGGCAGCCGCAATGCGCGCGAGGCCCGCGCGGCCTGGCTCGGCGCGCTGCAGCCCGCCTACGAGGCCTTCCGCGAGCAGACCATCATGGCCGAGCGCTTCGGCGCCGAACCGCCCTGGCTCGACGACTACGGCGCGACCTCGATCGGCGAATTCTTCGCGGTGGCCTGCGAGGCCTACTTCGTGAACCGCGCGAACTTTGGGCGCGACTTTCCGGGCGTGCTCGAGCTGTTCGACCGCTTCTTCGGCCCGCCGCCGAGTCGAGGTTAG
- a CDS encoding acetyl-CoA carboxylase carboxyltransferase subunit alpha → MAKRTFLDFEQPIAELETKIEELRYVQTESAVDISEEIDQLGKKSQQLTKDIYSDLTPWQITKIARHPERPYTLDYVNEIFTDFVELHGDRHFSDDLSIVGGLARFNGTPCMVLGHQKGRDTKERTARNFGMSKPEGYRKALRLMKTAEKFKLPVFTFVDTPGAYPGIDAEERGQSEAIGRNIFEMAQLEVPIIVTIIGEGGSGGALAISVGDQVLMLQYSVYSVISPEGCASILWKTSEKAQEAADALGITAHRLKALGLVDKIVSEPVGGSHRDHRQMAAFLKRALNDAFRQVSDLKPRELLDRRYERLQSYGRFTDTKADAGR, encoded by the coding sequence TTGGCGAAACGAACCTTCCTAGACTTCGAGCAACCCATCGCGGAACTCGAAACCAAGATCGAAGAATTGCGCTATGTGCAGACCGAATCCGCGGTCGACATCTCGGAAGAAATCGATCAGCTCGGCAAAAAGAGCCAGCAACTCACCAAGGACATCTACAGCGACCTGACGCCCTGGCAGATCACCAAGATCGCGCGGCATCCGGAACGTCCCTACACGCTCGACTACGTCAACGAGATCTTCACCGACTTCGTCGAGCTGCACGGCGACCGCCATTTCTCCGACGACCTCTCGATCGTCGGCGGCCTGGCGCGCTTTAACGGCACGCCCTGCATGGTGCTCGGCCACCAGAAGGGCCGCGACACCAAGGAGCGCACCGCGCGCAACTTCGGCATGAGCAAGCCCGAGGGCTACCGCAAGGCGCTGCGCCTCATGAAGACGGCGGAGAAGTTCAAGCTGCCGGTCTTCACCTTCGTCGACACGCCCGGTGCCTATCCCGGCATCGACGCCGAGGAGCGCGGCCAGTCCGAGGCCATCGGCCGCAACATCTTCGAGATGGCGCAGCTCGAGGTGCCGATCATCGTGACCATCATCGGCGAGGGCGGCTCGGGCGGTGCGCTGGCGATCTCGGTCGGCGACCAGGTGCTGATGCTGCAGTACTCCGTGTATTCGGTGATCAGCCCCGAAGGCTGCGCATCGATCCTCTGGAAGACCAGCGAGAAGGCGCAGGAAGCGGCCGACGCGCTCGGCATCACCGCGCATCGCCTCAAGGCCCTGGGCCTGGTCGACAAGATCGTGAGCGAGCCGGTCGGTGGCTCGCACCGCGACCATCGCCAGATGGCCGCCTTCCTCAAGCGCGCGCTCAACGATGCGTTCCGCCAGGTCAGCGACCTGAAGCCGCGCGAACTGCTCGACCGCCGCTACGAGCGCCTGCAAAGCTACGGCCGCTTCACCGACACCAAGGCCGACGCCGGCCGCTGA
- a CDS encoding class I SAM-dependent methyltransferase: MPEQLVLDPCCGSRMMWFDKTDPRAIFGDRRSETITVTDRTHHEDGTRTLTIEPDTLMDFRALPFPDGRFRLVAFDPPHLERAGPRSWLAAKYGKLGNDWREDLRQGFAECFRVLAPEGVLVFKWNETQVKLREILPLTPEKPLFGQISGRNGMTHWLVFMKGPLP; encoded by the coding sequence ATGCCTGAGCAACTAGTGCTCGACCCCTGCTGCGGGAGCCGCATGATGTGGTTCGACAAGACCGATCCGCGCGCGATCTTTGGTGACCGTCGTAGCGAGACGATTACCGTCACCGACCGCACGCACCACGAAGACGGCACGCGGACCCTCACCATCGAGCCCGACACGCTGATGGACTTCCGCGCGCTGCCGTTCCCTGACGGCCGCTTCCGCCTCGTGGCGTTCGACCCGCCGCACCTCGAGCGGGCCGGTCCGCGCAGCTGGCTCGCCGCCAAGTACGGGAAGCTCGGCAACGACTGGCGAGAAGACCTGCGGCAAGGCTTCGCCGAGTGCTTCCGCGTGCTCGCTCCCGAAGGCGTGCTCGTCTTCAAGTGGAACGAAACGCAGGTCAAGCTGCGCGAGATCTTGCCCTTGACGCCCGAGAAGCCGCTGTTCGGCCAGATCAGTGGCCGCAACGGCATGACGCACTGGTTGGTCTTCATGAAAGGCCCCCTCCCATGA
- a CDS encoding tetratricopeptide repeat protein: MKNAVFSRLSIAIALLFGLWASAAQANDYDDVNQLLRQGKSNEALAKADTYIAGKPRDPQMRFLRGVILTEQGKKDEAVKTFTQLTQDFPELPEPYNNLAALYASQSQFDKARDALETALKLNPNYATAEENLGDVYARLAAQSYTKAQRFATTSTSVAPKLELIRQIFTPKSEADAAALPGAAPVVRKPVGRTSK; this comes from the coding sequence ATGAAGAACGCCGTGTTTTCCAGACTCTCGATCGCCATCGCGCTGCTGTTCGGCCTGTGGGCCTCCGCGGCCCAGGCCAACGACTACGACGACGTCAACCAGCTGCTGCGCCAGGGCAAGTCGAACGAGGCGCTCGCCAAGGCCGACACCTACATCGCCGGCAAGCCGCGCGATCCGCAGATGCGCTTCCTGCGCGGCGTGATCCTCACCGAGCAGGGCAAGAAGGACGAGGCCGTCAAGACCTTCACCCAGCTCACGCAGGACTTCCCCGAGCTGCCCGAGCCCTACAACAACCTCGCGGCGCTCTATGCCTCGCAGAGCCAGTTCGACAAGGCGCGCGACGCGCTCGAGACCGCGCTCAAGCTCAACCCCAACTACGCCACGGCAGAGGAGAACCTCGGCGACGTGTATGCGCGCCTCGCGGCCCAGTCCTACACCAAGGCGCAGCGCTTCGCGACCACCAGCACGAGCGTGGCGCCCAAGCTCGAATTGATCCGCCAGATCTTCACGCCGAAGAGCGAGGCCGACGCGGCCGCGCTGCCCGGGGCCGCGCCCGTGGTGCGCAAGCCGGTGGGCCGCACCAGCAAGTAG
- a CDS encoding peptidyl-prolyl cis-trans isomerase encodes MSNPQVDLHIQNLGVITLELDAAKAPKSAANFIEYVKKGHYDNTVFHRVIPGFMVQGGGFEPGMKQKPTGAEIENEANNGLKNEVYTVAMARTSAPHSATAQFFINVADNGFLNHTAPSAQGWGYAVFGKVVKGTEVVDKIKAVKTGRKGFHDDVPLEDVVIEKAVVVGE; translated from the coding sequence ATGAGCAATCCCCAAGTCGACCTGCATATCCAGAACCTCGGCGTCATCACGCTCGAACTCGACGCCGCGAAGGCGCCGAAGTCGGCCGCCAACTTCATCGAGTACGTGAAGAAGGGCCACTACGACAACACGGTGTTCCACCGCGTGATCCCCGGCTTCATGGTGCAAGGCGGCGGCTTCGAGCCCGGCATGAAGCAGAAGCCCACCGGCGCCGAGATCGAGAACGAGGCCAACAACGGCCTGAAGAACGAGGTCTACACCGTCGCCATGGCCCGCACCAGCGCGCCGCACTCGGCCACGGCCCAGTTCTTCATCAACGTGGCCGACAACGGCTTCCTCAACCACACCGCGCCCTCGGCCCAGGGCTGGGGCTACGCCGTGTTCGGCAAGGTGGTCAAGGGCACCGAGGTGGTCGACAAGATCAAGGCCGTGAAGACCGGCCGCAAGGGCTTCCATGACGACGTGCCGCTCGAGGACGTCGTGATCGAGAAGGCCGTCGTCGTCGGCGAATGA
- a CDS encoding AlpA family phage regulatory protein: MRLLRLPEVCERVRRGKSTIYSEIKRGAFPAPVKQGGGNYWPDTEIDAYLQRLISERPANPPTSAS, translated from the coding sequence ATGAGACTGCTTCGACTGCCCGAGGTCTGCGAGCGCGTGCGCCGCGGCAAATCCACGATCTACAGCGAGATCAAGCGCGGCGCGTTCCCCGCACCCGTCAAGCAGGGCGGCGGCAACTACTGGCCCGATACCGAGATCGACGCCTATCTGCAGCGCCTCATTTCTGAGCGTCCAGCCAATCCGCCCACGTCTGCATCATGA
- a CDS encoding integrase arm-type DNA-binding domain-containing protein, giving the protein MPRHTLTALALKARLAEAAKAAAETKKPQRIGDGDGLMLVVQPNGHASWVLRYSNLGKRTDHTVGRWPTVTLALARDKAEEARRSLAAGQDPAAKRVEERQARVSAASTDTLRAMFDEWMAKTKSEASEVYRGNIEAALKKDVFPKLGAKAPHTITRADIVEILRDVEERGAYEMVRRIRMWLRELFEFGIDDEKRPQLLASPIPMGTLRSFKTRKTRSFPAITEAAQVKDLMMALRSSQSWTVRAALLFSAYVWQRPTEIREAPWSEFDLDAARWVIPPERMKNREEHWVPLAPQVVALLRQHQGVVGSEGWVFPGRKYGKPISEGTLTGRLITAGYDKKHTPHGFRAMARTVLDEKLKVDTRFIEKQLSHEVDARLRGAYNRAEYWDDRVLMMQTWADWLDAQK; this is encoded by the coding sequence ATGCCCCGCCACACCCTGACCGCGCTTGCCCTGAAAGCGCGCCTTGCCGAGGCCGCTAAGGCGGCTGCCGAGACGAAGAAGCCGCAGCGCATCGGTGACGGCGACGGCCTGATGCTGGTTGTGCAGCCGAATGGGCATGCCTCATGGGTGCTGCGCTACTCGAACCTTGGCAAGCGCACGGACCACACGGTGGGGCGATGGCCCACGGTCACGCTGGCGCTGGCCCGCGACAAGGCGGAGGAGGCCAGGCGATCGCTGGCGGCCGGCCAGGACCCTGCGGCAAAGCGGGTGGAGGAGCGCCAGGCGCGAGTCTCGGCCGCCTCGACTGATACCCTGCGGGCCATGTTCGATGAGTGGATGGCCAAAACGAAGTCCGAGGCTAGCGAGGTCTACCGCGGCAACATCGAGGCGGCGCTGAAGAAAGACGTCTTCCCCAAACTAGGCGCCAAGGCTCCGCACACGATCACCCGGGCCGACATCGTTGAGATTCTTCGCGACGTCGAGGAGCGGGGCGCCTACGAGATGGTGCGCCGGATCCGCATGTGGCTGCGTGAGCTATTCGAGTTCGGCATCGACGACGAGAAGCGACCGCAGCTTCTGGCCTCGCCGATCCCGATGGGCACGCTGCGGAGCTTCAAGACTCGCAAGACTCGGAGCTTCCCGGCGATCACCGAGGCCGCCCAGGTGAAAGACCTGATGATGGCGCTCCGGTCCTCGCAAAGCTGGACGGTGCGCGCGGCGCTGCTGTTCTCGGCCTACGTGTGGCAGCGACCTACCGAGATCCGCGAGGCGCCGTGGAGCGAGTTCGACCTTGACGCTGCGCGCTGGGTGATCCCGCCGGAGCGGATGAAGAATCGCGAAGAGCACTGGGTGCCGCTGGCACCTCAGGTGGTGGCGCTGCTACGTCAGCATCAGGGCGTCGTCGGCAGCGAGGGCTGGGTGTTCCCTGGCCGGAAGTACGGGAAGCCGATTTCCGAGGGAACGCTGACCGGGCGGCTGATCACGGCCGGCTACGACAAGAAGCACACTCCGCACGGGTTCCGGGCGATGGCCCGAACCGTGCTGGACGAGAAGTTGAAGGTCGACACGCGCTTCATTGAGAAGCAGTTGTCGCACGAGGTCGACGCCAGGCTACGCGGTGCGTACAACCGCGCAGAGTACTGGGACGACCGTGTGCTCATGATGCAGACGTGGGCGGATTGGCTGGACGCTCAGAAATGA
- a CDS encoding peptidyl-prolyl cis-trans isomerase, producing the protein MTIQALSRFSRRGALVFAATLAFAAAGHAQAQQRVKLATSAGDIVVELDAAKAPKTVENFLQYVKDKHYDGTVFHRVIDGFMIQGGGFTADLQQKPTRAPIPLEASNGLKNDKYTIAMARTGNPNSATSQFFINVKNNDSLNAPNPDGYGYTVFGKVVAGTDVVDKIRGVATGNKNGMQNVPVTPVVIQSATLAK; encoded by the coding sequence TTGACGATCCAAGCCCTCTCCCGTTTCAGCCGCCGCGGCGCCCTCGTGTTCGCGGCCACCCTCGCCTTCGCCGCCGCGGGCCATGCGCAGGCGCAGCAGCGCGTGAAGCTCGCGACCTCCGCCGGCGACATCGTGGTCGAGCTCGATGCGGCCAAGGCGCCGAAGACGGTCGAGAACTTCCTGCAGTACGTCAAGGACAAGCACTACGACGGCACCGTGTTCCACCGCGTGATCGACGGCTTCATGATCCAGGGCGGCGGCTTCACGGCCGACCTGCAGCAGAAGCCCACGCGCGCGCCGATCCCGCTCGAGGCGAGCAACGGCCTGAAGAACGACAAGTACACGATCGCCATGGCGCGCACCGGCAACCCGAACTCGGCCACCTCGCAGTTCTTCATCAACGTGAAGAACAACGACTCGCTCAACGCCCCCAACCCCGATGGCTACGGCTACACGGTGTTCGGCAAGGTGGTGGCGGGCACCGACGTGGTCGACAAGATCCGCGGCGTCGCCACCGGCAACAAGAACGGCATGCAGAACGTGCCGGTCACGCCCGTCGTGATCCAGTCCGCCACCCTGGCGAAGTAA